Proteins co-encoded in one Candidatus Neptunochlamydia sp. REUL1 genomic window:
- a CDS encoding IS3 family transposase, giving the protein MGFGPLIRKKLYELLGLSRSTLYYVENIPGKEDLELMKAIDKEYLRNPFYGRRRMTLEMRDQGFFFGEKRVRTAMKRMGLEAIYPKPNLSKPHQYHKKYPYLMRSVKVDRSDQAWAADITYIPLQGGFAYLFAIIDWYSRFVLEWELSNLLDTDFCIEALERSLKKSCPEIFNTDQGVQFTSLCFTKRLEKEGVKISMDGKGRALDNVFIERLWRSVKYEDIYPKGYESLKELKKGLEVYFEFYNGQRRHQSLGYQTPSEIYYGAGLEA; this is encoded by the coding sequence TTGGGCTTTGGCCCACTGATCAGGAAGAAGCTCTACGAGCTTCTGGGATTAAGTAGATCAACCTTATACTACGTTGAGAACATTCCTGGAAAAGAAGACTTAGAGTTAATGAAAGCAATTGATAAAGAATACCTTAGAAACCCATTTTATGGAAGACGTAGGATGACATTAGAAATGCGCGACCAAGGCTTTTTTTTTGGAGAAAAAAGAGTGAGAACTGCCATGAAAAGAATGGGATTGGAAGCGATTTATCCAAAGCCTAATTTGAGCAAGCCACATCAATACCATAAGAAATATCCATATTTGATGAGGTCTGTAAAGGTAGATCGTTCTGACCAAGCGTGGGCTGCAGATATCACGTATATTCCGCTTCAAGGTGGATTTGCATATTTATTTGCAATTATTGATTGGTACAGCCGATTTGTCCTTGAATGGGAACTCTCAAATCTCCTTGATACAGATTTTTGCATAGAGGCTTTGGAAAGAAGTTTGAAAAAAAGCTGCCCAGAAATTTTCAATACAGATCAGGGAGTGCAGTTCACAAGCTTATGCTTTACTAAGAGATTAGAAAAAGAGGGTGTGAAAATCAGCATGGACGGGAAAGGGAGAGCTCTTGATAATGTTTTCATAGAGCGTCTTTGGAGAAGTGTGAAGTATGAGGATATTTATCCTAAAGGATATGAAAGCCTTAAAGAACTAAAAAAGGGACTAGAGGTGTATTTTGAGTTTTATAATGGACAGCGCCGTCACCAGAGTTTGGGATATCAAACGCCGTCAGAGATATATTATGGAGCAGGCCTTGAGGCCTAA
- a CDS encoding IS66 family transposase — protein MNNHWEGLTLFLKVPGVPLTNNANERLLKRSVLNRKNAYFYRTESGAKSEIY, from the coding sequence ATGAACAATCATTGGGAGGGACTAACCCTTTTTCTAAAAGTTCCTGGAGTTCCACTGACGAATAACGCGAATGAAAGGCTTCTCAAAAGATCCGTTTTGAATCGGAAAAATGCCTATTTTTACCGCACAGAATCCGGAGCAAAATCGGAGATATATTGA
- a CDS encoding ATP-grasp domain-containing protein → MTAAITSGQRLQLISTQQTGELSYSASEPNAIGTLNILQSNIFGTKQQQTPKEKKPQERFLVELLKKISKEKFLKMQSFSQDWIIELSPIKNPQNIHRIFGYLFPLNSGVSGKLCEDKQAMSSLLEREKIPVLKHELFLSPKTNDWCPEEGVFKGMFTLFDEWGKNVVVKPNDGTGGNQVFHVEKARDLEKAALDIFKTKSMLCISPFHKINYEYRVVYLDRNEPLDKIQLIYKKKPPCLEKDPTKTVDQAFKEYICSLDIKPAEKLLKEIGEKKQLEIIRDSNKPLNEDYPLHWKHNVGKGAKIELLYDQKLGSLSSDPNLDAVRELALKAAKCAKVTFASIDIVEALNEDKKELKIMEVNSGIMMEGFSKNEFSDPNNHGLKISGYEIAKRIYTAAVEEMFGSALA, encoded by the coding sequence ATGACAGCTGCAATTACATCAGGACAAAGGCTTCAACTGATTAGCACACAGCAAACAGGAGAGCTATCATACTCAGCATCTGAGCCAAACGCCATAGGGACTTTAAATATTTTGCAGTCCAACATCTTTGGAACAAAGCAGCAACAGACACCTAAAGAGAAGAAGCCTCAAGAAAGGTTTTTGGTTGAATTATTAAAAAAAATTTCTAAGGAAAAATTTTTGAAAATGCAGTCATTTAGCCAAGACTGGATTATTGAGCTGTCTCCTATTAAAAACCCACAAAATATTCATCGTATTTTTGGGTATTTGTTCCCTTTAAATTCTGGTGTTTCTGGAAAGCTCTGTGAGGATAAGCAGGCTATGTCTTCTTTGTTAGAAAGAGAAAAAATTCCTGTTTTAAAACATGAACTATTCCTTTCTCCAAAGACTAATGATTGGTGTCCTGAGGAAGGGGTTTTTAAAGGAATGTTCACTTTGTTTGATGAGTGGGGAAAAAATGTTGTAGTGAAACCCAATGACGGGACAGGGGGCAATCAAGTATTTCATGTTGAGAAAGCTAGAGATTTAGAGAAAGCAGCTTTAGATATTTTTAAGACAAAAAGCATGCTATGCATTTCACCGTTTCACAAAATTAATTATGAATATAGAGTCGTATATTTAGATCGCAATGAACCTTTAGATAAAATACAGCTGATTTATAAGAAAAAACCTCCTTGTTTGGAAAAAGACCCCACAAAAACTGTTGATCAAGCTTTTAAAGAATATATATGTTCTCTCGATATAAAACCTGCCGAAAAGCTTTTAAAAGAAATTGGGGAGAAGAAGCAACTAGAAATAATTAGAGATTCAAATAAACCTCTTAATGAAGATTATCCTTTGCATTGGAAACACAATGTTGGAAAGGGAGCAAAAATTGAACTTCTATATGATCAAAAGTTAGGATCACTCAGTTCAGATCCAAATCTAGATGCAGTTAGAGAGCTAGCATTAAAAGCCGCAAAATGTGCTAAGGTAACTTTTGCTTCAATCGATATAGTTGAGGCTCTCAATGAAGATAAAAAAGAGCTAAAGATCATGGAAGTAAATTCAGGAATTATGATGGAAGGCTTTTCTAAAAACGAATTCTCTGATCCCAACAATCATGGATTAAAGATTTCAGGATACGAGATAGCTAAACGGATTTATACTGCTGCTGTGGAGGAAATGTTTGGGTCAGCGTTAGCTTAA